A genomic segment from Actinoplanes sichuanensis encodes:
- a CDS encoding NAD-dependent epimerase/dehydratase family protein, translating to MRVVIVGASGNSGTALLRRLRSEPDLELAGVCRRPPSPTGPYADVTWHPVDIGADDATDRLAEVFTGAGAVVHLAWQIQPSHDQRRLYLTNVLGSRAVFRAAIRAGVPVLAHASSVGVYAPGPKRAFVRETWLRTGVPESSYSRHKALVERMLDEIESDHPTMRIVRLRPGLIFQRDAGTEIARYFAGPLLPASLLRFGRIPIVPQHPGLRMQAVHADDVADAYLRVLRADMRGAVNLAAGPVLDADIVGRAFHGVPLRVPGLLLEGAAALTWQLRMQPVDRGWVRLALKAPLMSCDRAAAELGWRPKTDAVSALRELLAGMADTAGTESPPLADTPDLPGRFGGLLRGRLPGTRNPY from the coding sequence ATGCGTGTAGTGATCGTGGGCGCCAGCGGGAACTCCGGCACCGCCCTGCTGCGCCGCCTGCGTTCCGAACCCGATCTTGAACTCGCGGGTGTCTGCCGCCGCCCGCCGTCACCCACCGGCCCGTACGCGGACGTCACCTGGCACCCGGTCGACATCGGCGCCGACGACGCCACTGATCGTCTGGCCGAGGTGTTCACCGGAGCCGGCGCGGTCGTGCACCTGGCCTGGCAGATCCAGCCCAGCCACGATCAGCGCCGGTTGTACCTGACGAACGTCCTCGGCAGCCGCGCGGTCTTCCGGGCCGCGATCCGGGCCGGCGTCCCGGTCCTGGCGCACGCGTCGTCGGTCGGCGTCTACGCGCCGGGCCCGAAGCGGGCGTTCGTCCGGGAGACGTGGCTGCGCACCGGAGTACCCGAATCGTCCTACAGCAGGCACAAGGCACTCGTGGAACGGATGCTCGACGAGATCGAATCGGACCATCCCACGATGCGGATCGTCCGGCTCCGCCCGGGCCTGATCTTCCAACGCGACGCGGGCACCGAGATCGCGCGCTACTTCGCCGGACCACTGCTGCCCGCGAGCCTGCTTCGCTTCGGCCGCATCCCGATCGTCCCGCAGCACCCGGGCCTCCGCATGCAGGCGGTGCACGCCGACGACGTGGCCGACGCCTACCTGCGGGTACTCCGCGCCGACATGCGGGGCGCCGTCAACCTGGCCGCCGGCCCCGTCCTCGACGCCGACATCGTGGGGCGTGCCTTCCACGGCGTACCGCTGCGTGTCCCTGGTCTGCTTCTGGAGGGCGCCGCCGCGCTGACCTGGCAACTCAGGATGCAGCCGGTCGACCGGGGATGGGTGCGCCTGGCGCTGAAGGCACCGCTGATGAGCTGCGACCGAGCCGCCGCCGAACTCGGCTGGCGCCCGAAAACCGACGCTGTGAGCGCTTTGCGAGAACTCCTGGCCGGCATGGCCGACACCGCAGGCACCGAAAGCCCACCCCTGGCCGACACCCCCGATCTGCCCGGACGCTTCGGCGGCCTGCTGCGAGGCCGCCTCCCAGGAACCAGAAACCCTTACTGA
- a CDS encoding SDR family NAD(P)-dependent oxidoreductase gives MAVVIVTGASSGIGRAVAIRLAARGDTVVLAARRAAELESVAAEIGSAMPVPTDVTEPAAVDALVERALTVSGRIDALINNAGIGGDKSVLADEAEVRATVEVNLLAPIRLMRAVVPIMRRQRSGSIVNIGSVAGEIGISGIYSATKFALRGMNDSVRRELAGTGIGVTLVEPGHIATEMTAHRSGLPGPEIVAAAVERALTRPRRRVVVPGKYRAAILLANALPAIPDRLYAGKAAREKSPTTGNTDRTAGNEDPDAGKRNGTNSG, from the coding sequence GTGGCCGTCGTCATCGTGACCGGTGCGTCGAGCGGGATCGGGCGGGCGGTCGCCATACGCCTGGCGGCCCGCGGTGACACCGTGGTCCTCGCCGCGCGTCGCGCCGCCGAACTGGAGTCGGTGGCCGCGGAGATCGGGTCGGCGATGCCGGTGCCGACCGACGTCACCGAGCCGGCCGCCGTGGATGCGCTGGTGGAGCGGGCTCTGACGGTGTCCGGCCGGATCGACGCTCTGATCAACAACGCGGGGATCGGCGGTGACAAGTCGGTCCTGGCCGACGAGGCCGAGGTACGAGCGACGGTCGAGGTGAATCTGCTGGCCCCGATCCGGCTGATGCGGGCGGTCGTCCCGATCATGCGGCGGCAACGGTCCGGTTCGATCGTGAACATCGGCTCGGTGGCCGGCGAGATCGGTATCAGCGGCATCTATTCGGCGACCAAGTTCGCACTGCGCGGGATGAACGACTCGGTACGCCGGGAACTGGCCGGCACCGGTATCGGTGTCACTCTCGTCGAGCCCGGTCACATAGCCACCGAGATGACGGCGCACCGTTCCGGCCTGCCCGGCCCGGAAATCGTGGCGGCCGCCGTGGAACGGGCACTGACCCGACCGCGCCGCCGTGTGGTCGTTCCCGGAAAGTATCGGGCCGCCATCCTGCTGGCCAATGCCCTGCCGGCGATCCCGGATCGGCTCTACGCCGGCAAGGCGGCCCGAGAAAAGAGCCCGACCACCGGAAACACGGACCGCACGGCCGGAAACGAGGACCCGGATGCGGGAAAGCGGAACGGGACCAATTCCGGATAG
- a CDS encoding histone-like nucleoid-structuring protein Lsr2: protein MAKQIITVLTDDLDGTEADRTVEFGLDGVNYTIDLSEKNAGKLRKALEPFLSAATRLGRNGNVPTPARRAVPAVSSRSSRDQNQAIREWANKNGFTVSERGRIPSEVVEAYHSKR, encoded by the coding sequence ATGGCCAAGCAGATAATTACCGTGCTGACCGACGACCTCGACGGTACGGAAGCGGACCGCACCGTCGAATTCGGCCTCGACGGCGTCAACTACACGATCGACCTGTCCGAGAAGAACGCCGGCAAGCTGCGTAAAGCTTTGGAACCGTTCCTCTCCGCAGCCACCCGGCTGGGCCGGAACGGTAACGTTCCGACCCCTGCCCGTCGCGCAGTTCCGGCCGTCTCGAGCCGTTCCAGCCGCGACCAGAATCAGGCCATTCGGGAGTGGGCCAACAAGAACGGCTTCACCGTCTCGGAACGTGGACGGATCCCGAGTGAGGTCGTCGAGGCGTACCACAGCAAGCGCTAG